In one window of Posidoniimonas corsicana DNA:
- a CDS encoding IS3 family transposase: MDDQTKRKRPTYSDDFKRDAVRLVAGARDPKKSHGVLREGVDVKHAWITEHRGSFPVALMCGLLGVSRSGYYDSIDRPVSARAQRTAKIHAAVEQVFEENHAIYGPAKIAEALKESEQLETACRNTVARAMQEMGLKSRVRRAFTPTTTQADPSKRPAPNTLARDFTAERPNQKWVTDITYLPTLAGWVYLAVVVDLFSRKVVGWAMSDSLATPLVSEALRRAIESRQPGRGELLHHSDRGSQYTSEDYQRTLKTLGVECSMSRRGDCYDNAVAERFFWSLKHEWTKHESFANLEETRLSVFKYIDVFYNRQRLHQSLGYKTPEQYEAENAPAVAA; this comes from the coding sequence ATGGACGATCAAACGAAGCGGAAGCGGCCGACGTACAGCGATGATTTCAAGCGTGACGCGGTGCGGCTGGTAGCTGGAGCGAGAGATCCTAAAAAAAGCCACGGCGTACTTCGCGAAGGAGTCGACGTGAAGCACGCCTGGATCACCGAGCACCGCGGCTCCTTCCCGGTCGCGCTGATGTGCGGGCTGCTGGGCGTGAGCCGCTCGGGCTATTACGACTCCATCGACCGGCCTGTCAGCGCTCGGGCGCAGCGGACCGCGAAGATCCATGCCGCAGTCGAGCAGGTCTTCGAGGAGAACCACGCGATCTACGGCCCGGCGAAGATCGCCGAGGCGCTCAAGGAGAGCGAGCAGCTGGAGACCGCTTGCCGCAACACGGTCGCCAGGGCGATGCAAGAAATGGGCCTGAAAAGCCGGGTCCGCAGGGCGTTCACGCCGACCACGACCCAGGCCGACCCGTCGAAGCGTCCGGCCCCCAACACGCTGGCCCGCGACTTCACGGCCGAGCGGCCCAACCAAAAGTGGGTGACGGACATCACCTACCTGCCGACCCTGGCGGGCTGGGTTTACCTGGCCGTGGTGGTCGACCTGTTCAGCCGCAAGGTGGTCGGTTGGGCGATGAGCGATTCATTGGCGACGCCGCTGGTGAGCGAGGCCCTCCGGAGGGCGATCGAGTCGCGGCAACCAGGTCGGGGTGAACTGTTACACCACAGCGACCGAGGCAGCCAGTACACGAGCGAAGACTACCAGAGGACCCTAAAGACGCTGGGCGTCGAATGCTCGATGAGCCGCCGCGGCGACTGCTACGACAACGCCGTCGCCGAGCGGTTCTTCTGGTCGCTGAAACACGAGTGGACCAAACACGAGAGCTTCGCCAACCTTGAAGAAACACGCCTGAGCGTGTTCAAGTACATCGACGTCTTCTACAATCGCCAGCGGCTCCACCAGTCGCTTGGCTACAAAACCCCCGAGCAATACGAAGCCGAAAACGCCCCGGCTGTAGCGGCGTAG
- a CDS encoding YjhG/YagF family D-xylonate dehydratase, producing MSKEWFSTDDRSVYDVETSAAGPAGALPLTDELLRTSPSGDLFGWTQDAAMGWNPADLGRDEYLILSTMGGVRAPDGTPVALGYHTGHWEVGLLVEQAAKEIRSGGGLPFAGFCSDPCDGRSQGTSGMFDSLAYRNDAAVVLRRLIRSLPTRKGVIGVATCDKGHPAMMMALVGVRDLPAIVVPGGVTLPPTSGEDAAKVQSLGARYSHGLISLEEAAALGCRACATPGGGCQFLGTAATSQVVGEALGLSLPHSALAPSGQLVWREAAVRSAQAVMAQSKRRIKVSDIVTPAAIRNAMVVHAAFGGSTNLLLHIPAVAHAAGVPRPTLSEWIDVNCTTPRLVSVLPNGPVDHPTVRVFLAGGVPEVMCHLRELSLLDTSVLTAWGETLDAVLDAWLTCERRERLRERLLSCDNVDPDEVIYSPARAREQGLTGTLAFLRGNLAPDGAVVKATAIDPSVITGDEYHHVGPARVFTSERSAIAAIKGQGGTQPVAGEVIVLAGCGPSGTGMEETYQLTAALKHLKWGNQIPLVTDARFSGVSTGPCIGHIGPEALAGGPLGKIQNGDMVQITIRPLEACGTLDLVGTAGENKGSNWGAVELSRRPIRDDLVEAKGLPDDTRLWALLQSASGGTWGGCVYDLEAIRRQLAGDNRSERTAALGPIQ from the coding sequence ATGTCAAAAGAGTGGTTTAGTACCGACGATCGTAGCGTGTACGACGTCGAGACCTCGGCCGCAGGTCCGGCCGGCGCGCTCCCCTTGACCGACGAGCTGCTCCGCACTAGCCCCAGCGGAGACTTGTTTGGCTGGACCCAGGACGCCGCCATGGGGTGGAACCCGGCTGACCTGGGCCGCGATGAGTACTTGATTCTCAGCACCATGGGAGGCGTCCGCGCGCCGGATGGCACGCCGGTGGCGCTTGGCTACCACACCGGTCACTGGGAAGTAGGCCTGCTAGTCGAACAAGCCGCCAAAGAGATTCGTAGCGGCGGCGGCTTGCCTTTCGCCGGGTTCTGCAGCGATCCATGCGATGGGCGCTCCCAGGGAACCAGTGGAATGTTCGACAGCCTCGCCTACCGCAACGACGCAGCGGTAGTATTGCGGCGACTCATCCGATCGCTCCCCACCCGCAAAGGAGTGATCGGAGTCGCGACCTGCGATAAAGGCCACCCAGCGATGATGATGGCGTTGGTCGGCGTGCGGGACCTGCCGGCCATCGTCGTGCCGGGCGGGGTCACCCTGCCACCTACCAGCGGCGAAGACGCGGCCAAGGTGCAAAGCCTGGGCGCCCGCTACTCGCACGGTCTGATTAGCCTCGAAGAAGCCGCGGCGCTTGGTTGCCGGGCATGCGCCACGCCGGGCGGGGGATGCCAATTCTTGGGCACAGCGGCCACTTCGCAAGTGGTGGGCGAAGCGCTCGGACTATCGCTGCCACACTCGGCCCTCGCGCCCAGTGGCCAACTGGTATGGCGCGAGGCGGCGGTGCGGTCGGCACAAGCCGTCATGGCGCAGAGTAAGCGGCGGATCAAGGTATCAGACATCGTTACTCCCGCTGCGATCCGCAACGCGATGGTCGTGCATGCCGCGTTTGGCGGTTCGACCAATCTGCTGCTGCACATTCCGGCAGTGGCGCACGCGGCAGGCGTACCGCGCCCCACCCTCAGTGAGTGGATCGATGTTAATTGCACCACACCGCGACTGGTGAGCGTGCTGCCCAACGGTCCGGTCGATCATCCCACAGTGCGAGTGTTTCTTGCCGGGGGCGTGCCCGAGGTGATGTGCCACCTCCGTGAGCTGAGTTTGCTCGACACGTCGGTTCTGACCGCCTGGGGCGAAACGCTAGACGCCGTGCTTGATGCCTGGCTAACTTGCGAGCGCCGAGAGCGGCTCCGCGAGCGATTACTCAGCTGCGACAATGTCGACCCTGACGAAGTGATCTACTCGCCGGCGCGTGCCCGCGAGCAAGGGCTTACCGGCACGCTCGCCTTCCTGCGTGGCAATCTTGCGCCCGATGGAGCCGTGGTGAAGGCCACGGCGATCGACCCTTCGGTAATAACCGGCGACGAGTATCACCACGTTGGCCCGGCACGGGTGTTCACCAGTGAACGCTCCGCGATCGCGGCGATCAAAGGCCAGGGCGGCACCCAGCCTGTTGCGGGCGAAGTTATAGTGCTTGCCGGGTGTGGGCCTTCGGGCACAGGTATGGAAGAAACGTATCAACTCACTGCGGCGCTCAAGCACCTGAAATGGGGCAATCAGATTCCACTGGTCACTGATGCCCGCTTTTCGGGTGTCTCGACCGGACCCTGCATCGGGCACATTGGGCCCGAGGCGCTGGCAGGCGGGCCGCTCGGTAAGATACAAAATGGCGACATGGTACAAATCACGATTCGCCCACTCGAGGCCTGCGGCACGTTAGACTTGGTAGGCACGGCGGGAGAAAACAAGGGTAGCAACTGGGGCGCCGTAGAGCTGAGCCGCCGTCCGATTCGCGACGACTTGGTTGAGGCCAAGGGCCTGCCCGACGACACGCGACTGTGGGCGCTACTGCAGTCGGCCAGCGGAGGCACTTGGGGTGGGTGCGTGTACGACCTCGAAGCCATCCGTCGCCAACTTGCTGGCGATAACCGATCCGAACGCACCGCCGCTTTGGGCCCGATTCAATGA
- a CDS encoding GntP family permease, which yields MCDSIGEQSPFELRSGFSFSPKVTLVPEWYAFLILFVGLAVVIGGIVALRVHAFLALITAAVVVSLMAPGEWVDKIPRVAEAFGSTAAGVGVVIALAAIIGGAMTASGAADRVVRMFIDLFGERRGGTALMASGFAIAIPVFFDTVFYLLVPLARSMHRRTGGCYVKYLIAAAASASAHALVPPTPGPLLVANELGVDIGLMMLVGIAVAIPASIVGLMFGSWSDKRMTVAPPAETESTGRHAADDAVYAEIAGDDELPSLAWSLAPIVLPVCLITANTVANAVQLDLPEPAANALAVLGTPNLALLLAAILALVTQQMYRQQSLATIANSVEHALMSGGVIVLITAAGGAFGGMLREAQLAPAIKTAFGETAASGIGLLLLAFAMASLIKFAQGSSTAAMIVTSGMVAAMIQGTSLGYHPVYLCTSIGAGSLVGSWMNDSGFWIFAKMGGLTELQTLRTWTPLLAILGVVAMIMTLLLATAMPMAPPAIP from the coding sequence TTGTGTGATTCGATTGGCGAACAAAGTCCATTTGAGCTACGCTCAGGCTTTTCCTTTTCACCCAAGGTCACTCTCGTGCCCGAATGGTATGCTTTTCTGATTCTGTTCGTGGGACTAGCCGTAGTAATTGGCGGCATCGTTGCGCTGCGTGTCCACGCTTTCTTGGCATTGATCACCGCAGCGGTGGTGGTGAGCTTGATGGCCCCCGGTGAGTGGGTTGACAAGATACCCCGGGTGGCCGAGGCGTTTGGCTCGACCGCCGCAGGAGTCGGCGTGGTGATTGCCCTGGCGGCCATCATCGGCGGCGCCATGACCGCCAGCGGCGCGGCCGACCGTGTGGTGCGGATGTTTATCGATCTGTTCGGCGAGCGACGTGGTGGCACGGCGTTGATGGCAAGCGGGTTTGCAATCGCGATTCCGGTGTTTTTTGACACAGTTTTCTACCTGCTCGTGCCGCTGGCGCGTTCTATGCACCGCCGCACCGGTGGGTGTTACGTAAAGTACCTGATTGCCGCCGCGGCGAGTGCTTCGGCTCACGCCCTCGTGCCGCCTACCCCCGGGCCGCTACTGGTGGCGAACGAGCTGGGAGTCGATATCGGGTTGATGATGCTTGTGGGCATTGCCGTTGCAATTCCCGCCTCGATAGTAGGTCTGATGTTTGGCAGCTGGTCGGACAAACGAATGACCGTGGCGCCCCCCGCAGAGACTGAATCCACGGGGCGACACGCCGCGGATGATGCAGTTTATGCCGAGATCGCCGGCGACGACGAATTACCGAGTCTGGCCTGGTCGCTGGCGCCGATCGTGCTGCCAGTGTGTCTGATCACTGCCAATACTGTCGCCAATGCGGTGCAACTCGATTTGCCTGAGCCCGCTGCCAACGCCCTGGCCGTGCTCGGCACGCCCAACCTTGCGCTGTTGCTTGCAGCCATTCTGGCGCTGGTCACGCAACAGATGTATCGCCAGCAATCGCTGGCCACCATCGCCAATTCGGTGGAACATGCATTGATGAGTGGTGGCGTCATCGTACTGATCACGGCTGCGGGGGGAGCATTCGGCGGCATGCTCCGCGAGGCGCAGCTCGCTCCTGCTATTAAGACGGCGTTTGGCGAAACTGCGGCCAGCGGCATTGGATTGTTGCTGTTGGCGTTTGCAATGGCTTCACTCATCAAGTTCGCTCAAGGGTCGAGCACCGCAGCGATGATCGTCACCTCGGGCATGGTCGCGGCGATGATCCAGGGAACCTCGCTCGGCTACCACCCGGTGTACCTATGCACCTCAATCGGCGCCGGGTCGCTGGTTGGTTCGTGGATGAACGACAGCGGATTCTGGATTTTCGCCAAAATGGGTGGCCTTACCGAATTGCAAACCCTCCGCACATGGACGCCCTTGCTAGCGATTCTGGGCGTAGTAGCTATGATCATGACCCTGCTGTTGGCTACGGCGATGCCTATGGCTCCGCCGGCGATACCTTAG
- a CDS encoding 3-keto-disaccharide hydrolase, with product MIKSIMLSLFVAIYITGHDASSAGIDPSQKRWYEQYKKQANAPSPQEMRLNTDPEPKQPPEAKPLFNGKDLEGWERKGGDSEFEVRNGVIVGRCKPGSPSTYLCTTRSNFADFLFTCEMKWEEDGNSGVMFRARSRPGSGSHETVFGPQAEMEGFSKDRHWSGGIYGQSCGGFFYPLWLTEHKAVRAALKPEEWNRLTVLAVGDVVKTWVNGAPAAHWVDDGSFRSGFFGLQIHKGAKGVVLWRGLRVKEYADQ from the coding sequence ATGATTAAGTCTATTATGCTTTCTCTATTCGTAGCGATCTACATCACTGGGCACGACGCTTCGTCGGCGGGGATCGACCCGAGTCAGAAGCGGTGGTACGAGCAGTACAAGAAGCAGGCGAACGCGCCGAGCCCGCAGGAAATGCGGCTGAATACGGACCCTGAACCAAAGCAGCCGCCCGAAGCGAAACCGCTCTTCAATGGCAAAGACCTCGAAGGTTGGGAACGCAAGGGCGGGGATTCGGAGTTTGAGGTTCGCAACGGAGTGATTGTCGGCCGGTGCAAACCGGGATCTCCAAGCACCTACCTTTGCACGACGCGGAGCAACTTTGCGGACTTCCTGTTTACCTGTGAGATGAAGTGGGAAGAAGACGGCAACAGCGGTGTCATGTTCCGCGCCCGCTCAAGGCCTGGTAGTGGCTCGCATGAAACCGTCTTTGGTCCGCAAGCCGAAATGGAAGGCTTCTCCAAGGACCGGCACTGGTCAGGCGGGATCTACGGCCAGTCTTGTGGCGGCTTTTTCTATCCGCTGTGGCTGACAGAGCATAAAGCTGTTCGTGCGGCGCTGAAGCCGGAAGAGTGGAACCGCCTGACCGTCCTCGCGGTGGGCGACGTCGTGAAGACTTGGGTGAATGGGGCGCCTGCTGCGCACTGGGTGGACGATGGTAGTTTTCGCTCGGGATTCTTCGGCCTGCAGATTCACAAAGGGGCGAAGGGAGTCGTGCTCTGGAGGGGCCTTCGGGTAAAGGAGTACGCCGATCAGTAG
- a CDS encoding nucleoside hydrolase-like domain-containing protein: MSKHNQKPFLLVVGICCCAVSSSAVAQIKALPSSEKHRIVLLTDIGGDRDDEQSLTRFLMYADQYDIEGLIATSIRIFPREEHRPIDGDPQPALLVKWIKAYGEVRDNLLRHSGGWPEASHLLTLIRNGVKTGRDAPFNIRTGIAGKDSGHYPLEQLIGADKDTDATKLIIEAVDRDDPRPVWMPIWGGSVELAQALWRVRNDRSPEEVQEFVSKLRVYAWGHQDATGVWILENFPELHYIVSTGGVIYSAPPELHSAEWLNEHVRFDHGALGALCPLRHGKLGGADSETFLGLVPNGLSDMEHPDWGGWGGRLQKAEGAENQWIDVPSNILPSRMGHTISRWAPHFQNDYQARMDWCVRKFDEVNHPPSPALNGDNSRRAIIVTTKPGEHVQLDATGTMDIDGDSLTYRWQFYPEAGSYKGQIDVVDADQIKAQLVVPKDAAGETAHVLLVVSDDGNPALTRYRRLIVTCR; encoded by the coding sequence ATGAGTAAACACAATCAAAAGCCTTTCCTGCTGGTAGTCGGCATCTGCTGCTGTGCCGTGTCCAGTTCGGCAGTTGCTCAGATCAAAGCGCTGCCGAGCTCAGAAAAGCATCGCATAGTTCTACTAACCGACATCGGAGGTGACCGAGACGACGAGCAATCCCTCACGCGGTTTCTAATGTACGCGGACCAGTATGACATCGAAGGGTTGATCGCGACGTCCATTCGTATCTTCCCCAGGGAAGAGCACCGTCCGATTGACGGCGATCCACAGCCGGCGCTACTCGTCAAATGGATCAAGGCCTATGGCGAAGTACGCGATAACCTGTTGAGGCACAGCGGTGGCTGGCCAGAAGCGAGCCATCTGCTTACGCTGATTCGCAATGGCGTGAAGACGGGGCGTGACGCTCCGTTTAACATTCGCACAGGGATAGCGGGTAAAGACAGCGGCCACTACCCACTCGAGCAGCTGATTGGTGCGGACAAAGACACAGACGCTACGAAACTAATCATCGAAGCTGTCGATCGCGATGATCCTCGACCTGTTTGGATGCCGATCTGGGGAGGCTCAGTCGAGTTGGCTCAGGCGTTATGGCGAGTCCGCAACGACCGCAGTCCTGAGGAAGTGCAAGAGTTCGTCTCTAAGCTCCGAGTCTACGCGTGGGGACACCAAGACGCGACCGGCGTGTGGATTCTGGAGAACTTCCCCGAGCTGCATTACATCGTTTCCACGGGTGGGGTAATCTATTCCGCGCCGCCGGAGCTGCATAGTGCAGAATGGCTAAACGAACACGTTCGCTTTGACCACGGAGCACTCGGTGCCCTGTGCCCGCTGCGTCACGGCAAGCTAGGAGGAGCCGATTCAGAAACGTTCCTCGGACTGGTCCCTAACGGGTTGAGCGACATGGAGCACCCCGACTGGGGTGGTTGGGGCGGTCGGCTCCAGAAAGCAGAGGGAGCAGAGAATCAATGGATTGACGTCCCATCAAACATTCTCCCTAGTCGTATGGGCCATACGATCAGCCGTTGGGCGCCGCACTTCCAAAACGACTATCAAGCTCGGATGGATTGGTGCGTGAGAAAGTTCGACGAGGTTAATCACCCGCCAAGCCCAGCACTTAATGGCGACAACTCAAGACGCGCGATTATAGTCACGACAAAGCCGGGCGAACACGTCCAGCTTGACGCCACCGGCACTATGGACATCGACGGAGATTCGCTTACGTATCGCTGGCAGTTCTATCCGGAAGCCGGCAGCTACAAGGGGCAGATCGACGTGGTGGACGCAGATCAGATAAAGGCACAATTGGTGGTTCCCAAGGACGCGGCGGGCGAGACAGCGCACGTGCTACTCGTGGTTTCCGACGACGGAAATCCGGCATTGACTCGATACCGTCGCCTCATCGTCACTTGCCGATAG
- a CDS encoding DUF5060 domain-containing protein, translated as MTTLLPSSLRALALLAVFIPPSFTDKASAKETTSVEQWDTYELTFQGSPRGNPYLDTSLTAKFSNTSTTVTVPGFYDGNGVYKVRFSPHQEGAWHFVTKSNRDALSGQKGSFLCVEPTGSNHGPVRVVNTHYLEYADGSPFYSVGTTAYQWTSVKQSIQEKTVETLAKSPFNKMRMCVFPKAYSYGNNTEPWQYAFESKNNFAKPNFEFFRNCDSPRLSDSGGACFYAATAGAFSASYCSGVL; from the coding sequence ATGACAACGTTACTTCCATCGTCACTCCGCGCACTCGCATTGCTCGCAGTCTTTATCCCACCCAGCTTCACCGACAAGGCCAGTGCCAAGGAAACAACATCGGTTGAGCAATGGGACACCTACGAGCTCACTTTCCAGGGCTCGCCAAGAGGAAATCCCTATCTCGACACATCACTTACTGCCAAATTCTCCAACACTTCGACAACCGTCACCGTTCCTGGATTCTACGACGGCAATGGCGTCTACAAGGTCCGCTTTTCACCTCATCAAGAGGGTGCATGGCACTTTGTTACCAAGAGCAATCGCGACGCGCTAAGCGGACAAAAGGGTTCCTTCCTTTGTGTGGAACCGACAGGGAGTAACCATGGCCCGGTGCGCGTCGTCAACACGCATTACCTCGAGTACGCCGACGGGTCGCCTTTCTATTCGGTGGGTACAACCGCCTATCAATGGACGAGCGTCAAACAAAGCATCCAGGAGAAGACCGTCGAGACACTAGCCAAGTCGCCGTTCAACAAGATGCGTATGTGCGTGTTCCCCAAGGCTTATTCTTATGGGAACAACACTGAACCGTGGCAGTATGCGTTCGAGTCCAAGAATAACTTCGCAAAACCGAACTTTGAGTTTTTTAGAAACTGCGATAGCCCACGACTTTCGGACAGCGGCGGGGCATGTTTCTACGCCGCTACAGCCGGGGCGTTTTCGGCTTCGTATTGCTCGGGGGTTTTGTAG
- a CDS encoding DUF5605 domain-containing protein, whose translation MKPRLVKLSSRSVPADISDKIDRKIIDELNNNIYVFSKEAEHYLAYTEDAGRTIEVDLPGGKQYQLEVMDTWNMNVLREETVPPGKFSLETSRPYTAIRLVAQPAPASSQ comes from the coding sequence ATGAAACCACGGCTCGTAAAGCTGAGTTCGCGCTCCGTCCCAGCTGACATCTCTGACAAGATCGACCGTAAAATCATTGACGAGCTGAACAATAACATCTACGTGTTTAGTAAAGAAGCGGAACACTACTTGGCTTATACCGAAGACGCGGGACGAACCATCGAGGTAGACCTTCCTGGCGGCAAGCAATACCAGTTGGAAGTCATGGATACCTGGAACATGAATGTGTTAAGGGAAGAGACCGTCCCACCTGGAAAATTCTCTCTCGAAACAAGCCGACCCTACACAGCAATTCGACTGGTCGCCCAACCGGCCCCAGCATCATCTCAGTAA
- a CDS encoding alpha-L-rhamnosidase: MTAKGVFEAYLNGERVGEDYMTPGWTPYDSRIETLTYDVTDLLEPKQNVIGLVLGEGWYAGRMMRKTEVYPLALPEVIAQLEVTYTDGSSETVVTDRRWRACTEGPIRFSGIYDGEVYDAKKELPGWSEPGYDDASWRGVTATPVGTKVRLTPKRHHPVRATEELESVHVNRLGPGRFVFDLGQNIVGWPRLRTPCETGSPITIRYAEMLNADGSLYTENYRGAKSTDRYVPATDGVTDWSPSFTFHGFRYVEISGVPEDAEPQLGWVSGVVLHSDFDKTGSFVSSHGKLNQLQSNITWGQRGNYLDIPTDCPQRDERLGWTGDAQVFCPTSLFNYDVHSFWASWLESVRQEQSPAGLVPNVVPNTLPGDGGSPGWGDVAVVGPWEVYVRTGDTRILDENYELMARWTKAYENQAKEYIVQRPGYGDWLQPYPETKNSRSDTPLDLIATAYFGRCAQLMSRAAAALGRHSEADAYAELHQNVKRAFSKEFFDADGRLATKHETQTGYLLALAFDLLDSSQREPAVKSLVALIDQAGGHLRTGFLGTPLLAPQLDSLGRSDLAYQILFKETYPSWFYSINQGATTMWERWNSYSHDDGFGNAGMNSFNHYAYGAIGQWMYERVAGLAPDPSCPGYKHFFIQPNPGGPLTSAAASLDTPYGRASCGWEEQGDRLLIVAVVPPNTTATFLPPSVDGKLSKVRLVSGAELSSSDGGATFLLTPGRHEIVAD; the protein is encoded by the coding sequence ATAACAGCGAAGGGCGTGTTTGAAGCGTACCTGAACGGCGAACGGGTCGGGGAAGACTACATGACGCCCGGTTGGACGCCGTACGACTCACGGATCGAGACGCTCACCTACGATGTGACAGATCTGCTGGAGCCCAAGCAGAACGTGATCGGGCTAGTTCTTGGCGAGGGCTGGTATGCGGGCAGGATGATGAGGAAGACAGAGGTCTATCCGCTCGCTCTTCCCGAGGTGATCGCCCAGCTTGAGGTGACCTACACCGACGGATCGAGCGAGACCGTGGTGACCGATCGCCGCTGGCGCGCCTGCACGGAGGGCCCGATTCGGTTTTCTGGGATCTACGATGGCGAGGTCTACGACGCCAAGAAGGAGCTCCCGGGATGGAGCGAGCCTGGCTACGACGACGCTTCTTGGCGGGGGGTCACCGCCACACCCGTCGGCACCAAAGTCCGCCTAACCCCTAAGCGGCACCACCCCGTTCGCGCCACTGAGGAGCTGGAGTCGGTTCACGTCAACAGGCTTGGCCCGGGGCGGTTCGTGTTCGACCTCGGCCAGAACATCGTGGGCTGGCCACGGCTGCGAACGCCCTGCGAAACCGGCAGCCCGATCACCATCCGGTACGCCGAGATGCTGAATGCCGACGGCTCGCTCTATACCGAGAACTACCGGGGGGCGAAGTCGACGGACCGGTATGTGCCGGCCACCGACGGCGTCACCGACTGGAGTCCTTCGTTCACATTCCACGGCTTTCGGTACGTTGAGATCAGCGGCGTCCCGGAGGACGCCGAGCCGCAGTTGGGGTGGGTATCTGGCGTTGTGCTGCATTCGGACTTCGACAAGACCGGTAGCTTCGTCTCTTCTCACGGGAAGCTGAACCAGCTGCAAAGCAACATCACGTGGGGCCAACGGGGCAACTACCTGGACATCCCCACCGACTGCCCACAACGCGATGAGCGGCTTGGGTGGACCGGCGACGCGCAGGTGTTCTGTCCGACCTCGCTCTTCAACTACGACGTCCACTCGTTCTGGGCGAGTTGGCTGGAGAGCGTCAGGCAAGAGCAGTCTCCGGCGGGACTCGTTCCCAACGTGGTGCCGAACACCCTTCCGGGAGACGGCGGCAGTCCTGGCTGGGGCGATGTGGCCGTTGTCGGGCCGTGGGAGGTGTACGTGCGCACCGGCGACACCCGCATACTCGACGAGAACTACGAGTTGATGGCTCGTTGGACGAAAGCCTACGAGAATCAGGCTAAGGAATACATAGTGCAGAGGCCCGGGTACGGCGATTGGCTTCAACCGTACCCAGAAACTAAGAACTCCCGCTCCGACACGCCGCTCGACCTTATCGCCACGGCGTACTTTGGGCGGTGCGCACAACTGATGAGCCGCGCGGCGGCGGCTCTCGGACGTCACAGCGAGGCCGATGCATATGCGGAGTTGCACCAGAACGTGAAGCGGGCGTTCTCCAAAGAGTTCTTTGATGCTGACGGACGGCTTGCCACAAAGCACGAAACGCAGACCGGATACCTTCTGGCCCTTGCCTTCGACCTGCTCGATTCAAGCCAGCGGGAGCCCGCAGTGAAGAGCCTAGTGGCGTTGATTGACCAGGCGGGCGGCCACCTACGCACCGGATTCTTGGGCACCCCGCTGCTGGCGCCTCAGCTCGACTCGCTGGGGAGGTCGGATCTGGCCTACCAGATTCTGTTCAAAGAGACCTACCCGTCCTGGTTCTACTCCATCAACCAAGGCGCCACGACGATGTGGGAGCGTTGGAACAGCTACAGCCATGACGACGGGTTTGGCAACGCTGGGATGAACTCGTTCAACCACTACGCCTACGGCGCGATCGGGCAGTGGATGTACGAGCGAGTCGCCGGCCTCGCTCCCGATCCATCCTGCCCGGGCTACAAGCACTTCTTTATCCAGCCGAACCCCGGCGGACCGCTGACATCGGCGGCGGCTTCGCTGGATACTCCTTACGGGAGAGCATCCTGCGGTTGGGAGGAGCAGGGCGACCGGCTGTTGATCGTCGCGGTGGTTCCCCCCAACACAACCGCCACATTCCTCCCGCCATCGGTGGACGGCAAACTGTCGAAGGTCCGTCTCGTGAGCGGCGCAGAGCTGTCCTCTAGTGACGGCGGTGCAACCTTTTTGTTGACTCCGGGCCGACACGAGATTGTGGCGGACTAG